The Desulforamulus hydrothermalis Lam5 = DSM 18033 genome includes a window with the following:
- a CDS encoding stage V sporulation protein S codes for MEVLKVSAKSNPNSVAGALAGVLRERGCAEMQAIGAGALNQAVKAIAIARGFVAPSGVDLICIPAFTDVIIDGDERTAIKLIVEPR; via the coding sequence ATGGAAGTGTTAAAAGTTTCAGCAAAGTCCAATCCAAATTCTGTAGCCGGGGCGCTGGCCGGTGTCCTGAGGGAGCGCGGTTGCGCGGAAATGCAGGCCATTGGAGCCGGTGCATTAAACCAGGCGGTAAAAGCTATTGCAATTGCCAGAGGTTTTGTGGCCCCCAGTGGAGTTGACTTAATTTGTATCCCTGCCTTTACTGATGTAATTATTGACGGAGATGAAAGAACTGCCATTAAGCTAATTGTAGAACCCAGATAA
- a CDS encoding TIGR00282 family metallophosphoesterase, whose amino-acid sequence MRVLMIGDIVGRPGRKAVLDNLSFIRQEQNIDFVIANGENAAGGHGITKDIARQLYAAGVDVFTMGNHVWNKKEIITYIDKEKRLLRPANYPPGTPGAGFNIFESQTGHAIAVINISGRIYMQELDCPFRTVDNILKQLEDKVKLIFVDFHAEATSEKVAMGWYLDGRVTAVCGTHTHVQTADERILPKGSAYITDIGMTGPRDSVIGVSTNLVIDKFITQMPRRFEVADSAYQFNAVVIDVDPNTGTALKIERIFELE is encoded by the coding sequence TTGCGTGTGTTAATGATTGGAGACATCGTAGGACGGCCGGGCAGAAAGGCTGTGTTGGATAATTTAAGTTTTATACGACAGGAACAAAACATAGATTTTGTCATTGCCAACGGGGAAAATGCCGCCGGCGGACATGGCATTACAAAGGACATCGCCAGGCAGTTATATGCCGCCGGAGTAGATGTTTTCACCATGGGAAATCATGTTTGGAATAAAAAAGAAATTATTACTTATATTGACAAAGAAAAAAGGCTCCTGCGACCGGCCAATTATCCTCCTGGTACGCCGGGAGCAGGTTTTAATATTTTTGAAAGCCAAACAGGTCATGCCATTGCCGTTATTAATATTTCAGGCAGAATATATATGCAGGAACTGGACTGTCCTTTCCGTACGGTGGACAATATTCTTAAACAACTTGAAGATAAAGTCAAATTAATCTTTGTAGATTTCCATGCGGAAGCTACCTCAGAAAAAGTGGCTATGGGCTGGTACCTGGACGGACGTGTGACGGCCGTCTGCGGTACCCATACCCATGTCCAGACTGCGGACGAGCGAATTTTGCCTAAAGGCAGCGCATACATTACTGATATTGGCATGACCGGCCCCAGAGATTCAGTTATCGGTGTAAGTACCAACCTGGTTATTGACAAGTTTATTACACAAATGCCCCGGCGCTTTGAGGTGGCAGACAGCGCATATCAGTTTAATGCTGTGGTTATTGATGTTGATCCAAACACAGGCACAGCCCTAAAAATAGAACGCATATTTGAATTAGAGTAA
- the rny gene encoding ribonuclease Y, protein MEPMQMILVMLVTALGSLAAGYFIRKNIAEGKIASAEVQAKKILEEAEKDAEGKKREAIVMAKEEVLKLRNEMEKEIRDRRNELQRLERRLLQKEETLDRKMDSIEKKEESLSRKEVEIENSKAELNHILQRQMAELERISGLSSEEARQILLNDIEKDLQHDMALMIKEYENRAKEEAEKRARDIISSAIQRCAADHVAEATVAVIPLPNDEMKGRIIGREGRNIRAFETLTGIDLIIDDTPEAVILSGFDPIRREVARLALERLISDGRIHPARIEEMVEKAQKEVEVQIREAGEQATFETGVHGLHPELVKLLGRLKFRTSYGQNVLKHSVEVCHLAGLMAAELGIDVKLAKRAGLLHDIGKAVDHEVEGPHVAIGVNLCQKYKESPEVIHAIAAHHGDEEPKTIEAVLVQAADAISAARPGARRETLESYIKRLQKLEEIAGEFDGVDKSFAIQAGREIRIMVKPEKIDDLAAVRLVRDIAKKIENELDYPGQIKVVIIRETRHVEYAK, encoded by the coding sequence ATGGAGCCGATGCAAATGATTTTAGTAATGTTGGTTACTGCTTTAGGCAGCCTGGCAGCGGGGTACTTTATTCGGAAAAATATTGCCGAAGGGAAAATTGCCTCGGCTGAAGTACAGGCAAAAAAGATTTTAGAAGAAGCTGAAAAGGATGCTGAAGGCAAAAAGCGTGAAGCCATAGTTATGGCTAAAGAAGAAGTTCTCAAGCTGCGCAACGAAATGGAAAAAGAGATTCGCGACCGCAGAAATGAGTTGCAGCGATTGGAAAGAAGGCTTCTTCAGAAAGAAGAAACCTTGGACCGTAAAATGGATTCTATTGAAAAGAAAGAAGAATCCCTTAGTCGGAAAGAGGTTGAAATTGAGAACAGTAAAGCTGAACTCAATCATATTTTGCAACGCCAAATGGCTGAACTGGAGAGGATTTCCGGGCTTTCTTCAGAAGAAGCACGTCAAATTTTGCTGAATGATATTGAAAAAGATCTTCAACACGATATGGCTCTTATGATTAAAGAATACGAAAACAGAGCCAAAGAGGAGGCTGAAAAACGAGCTCGCGATATTATATCTTCAGCCATTCAAAGGTGTGCGGCTGATCATGTAGCAGAAGCTACGGTGGCTGTCATTCCTTTGCCTAACGACGAAATGAAAGGTCGCATTATCGGCAGAGAAGGTCGCAATATCAGAGCCTTTGAAACCTTAACCGGTATCGACTTAATCATTGATGATACACCTGAGGCTGTTATTTTGTCCGGGTTTGATCCCATTCGCAGGGAAGTGGCCCGCTTAGCGCTGGAAAGGTTGATTTCCGACGGGCGTATACACCCGGCCAGAATTGAAGAAATGGTCGAAAAGGCCCAGAAAGAAGTGGAAGTACAAATTCGGGAAGCCGGAGAACAAGCAACCTTTGAAACAGGTGTACACGGACTGCATCCCGAGTTGGTAAAACTTCTGGGAAGATTAAAGTTCCGTACCAGTTATGGACAAAATGTTTTAAAGCACTCCGTTGAGGTTTGCCACCTGGCCGGTCTGATGGCGGCCGAGCTGGGAATAGATGTGAAACTGGCCAAGCGTGCAGGTTTGCTGCACGACATTGGCAAAGCAGTGGATCATGAGGTAGAAGGGCCTCACGTGGCTATTGGTGTAAATTTATGTCAAAAGTATAAGGAAAGTCCGGAAGTCATTCACGCCATTGCAGCCCACCACGGCGATGAAGAACCTAAAACTATTGAAGCTGTACTGGTACAAGCTGCCGATGCTATATCTGCCGCCCGTCCCGGAGCCAGAAGGGAAACCCTGGAATCATATATAAAACGACTGCAAAAGCTGGAAGAAATAGCCGGGGAATTTGACGGTGTGGATAAGTCCTTTGCCATTCAAGCGGGGCGAGAAATTCGCATCATGGTTAAGCCGGAAAAGATAGACGATCTGGCAGCCGTTCGTCTGGTAAGGGATATTGCCAAGAAGATTGAAAATGAACTGGATTATCCCGGGCAAATTAAAGTAGTTATTATAAGGGAAACCAGACATGTAGAATATGCTAAATAG